One Hevea brasiliensis isolate MT/VB/25A 57/8 chromosome 6, ASM3005281v1, whole genome shotgun sequence genomic window, TGAAAGATGGcaaaaattgtggttatgcaggattgcataagttatgcaatggCTTATGCAAGTTTTAGCAGAGATGAAAAATGGCAAAATTTGTAGTCTAaaagctgcataagctatgcagttacttatgcacaattcaacaagattgatattacaattgaaaatgatttgcaagtttgaaaaatacactagaatgaagaaatataattctatgaggcataaatcatgagaaattatcaccaaaaacacatcaatatatacaaaatccatcacAATTGCATCATACAAGCTTATAGAAGTGAGTTCTACATAAGAGGCATTTGTGAattatgccatttcaactcaaactctgcaaattaacatttagcacattaaagctcaatAAAAAATCTGCACAAAGTTGCATTTATCCACAAAAGAAAATGgactctccaagttatgccaagaaaatgcagcatgtccatattgaatcacacaacccaaataagctcaaaactacaaaaatgacccacttaccatcatattaacatTAAAAACATAGATATATGAAGATAATACACCCAACCTCAGCCAATAAGAAATAGTTGACAGCATATGCTGTAGAATTAGCTCACAAAAACTTCTTTGCACAAGCCAAAAGAATCTGCAACAAAGGCAACTAAAACAAGTCAGTTTTGGGGAAGTAGACAATTAAAATATCAAGTAAGAATAACTTCCCAACAGTGCAATAGCCTCTAGTTCTTCAAAATGCATCTACAAAGGataagattcaacaatgtcaaaaattgaatttggggagatttaagataaaaacaaaagtaatgcaaatgaaagtaaattaacaaaagcaaaataaaagaacttggggtgcctcccaagagcgctaataTATGGTCCTTAGCTTGACCCTTTTCATGCTTCATGGTGGctggaattggaatttattgcctctattgccaataggtgcttcaatgaatctatacttcattttctttccatcacatgagaagatccttgttgctttgtctaaaaatctaaccatttctttcttgacgacctttggtgcatctttttctttgggAGATGGTCGCTTGacctcacttttctccacttgctcaagttgaaagattggtgccatatgACAAAGTGGATTACTCTTCAAATATTGTGCAAATACAACCTCTTTttgattttcatcattgatagtCCCTTCATGGacaagacaactttcaagagaagcctttggatagctctttctaaagtgctcttttgctaactcatcaactatatcaattctcaaataagagtctacatcttcatgttgcttcttcttgtCATTACCAATATTGAAGACTAACTGATCCTCTCTgactctaagagtaagcttttcacctttcacgtcaatcaaagcaccagctgtagccaggaaaggccttcccaaaatgattggcatatgagaatcctcttccatgtccaaaatgacaaagtcaactgggatgtaaaattttccaacctttagtggtatattttccaagatcccttctggatacttaattgatctgtctgccaactgaagagaaatgtgggttagcttaagatctcccatgttaagcttctcatagatggagaggggcataaggcttacactagcccctaaatcacataaagcttttacagaacatgattccccaatgtggcatggaattgaaaaactccctggatccttgagctttggaggaagtttcctttggaggatagcactgcattcctcgaTTAAGGCTCTGATCTCATAATCTTCAACtcttcttttgtttgagagaatttctttcaaaaacttagcataagaaagcatttgggaaagagcatcgataaaaggcacatttatatatagcttcttcaaaacctctaagaacttcccaaattgcttatcaagcttggctttttgaaatctctgtggaaagggaagctgtggcttgtaaggctctggaggtatgtatttctcttctttctcttcaacctcctctttacctttttctacactctcttgtttttcatctccctcgacatctttctcattttctctcttctcaactttttcactcttttcagtatgcactattttaccacttctcagtgtgatggcatgacattgctcccttggattttctaTCTGACTAGGAAGTCTTCCCATTGATGTGGTACCTGAAGAgcttgcttgttgtgcaatctgattttccagcattctattatgtgtttgcatttgttccagccttgctttcatctttctcatctcttcatcatgcttagtttgattagcaagaatttgttgtaataaagcctctgtggtagaactttgttcttgctgtcttggtaaaggtgcaggatttgcattcttttgctgaaaactaggtggtggttgcctaggttgttggtattgatgcccttgttgttgtggtggaaaatctgagttgaagcttgattttgctgattctcccatgaaaaattgggatgattcctccaagcatatgaaggataatctactccacagctcattgttccttctgcataagtaacttgttgagaacttccagagcatgatgatgaactgactagcatacttaaatcctccattttcttagcaaggacattagtgagtgcatcaaatttggcattgatcatgttgaatggatcaagctcatacattccagcaacttgccttttttgagttggagttgaccctcttggactactccataaatgactgttctttgctattttctctaacaactcataagcttcatcttcatgcttaatgatgaattcccctccagtttgagcatcaatgattcctctgatagcaggagtgacatttgtgtaaaaattatggtttatcatccatttaggaatggcatgatgtggatattgtctctccaactccttccatctcatccatgactcataaagagtctcatcttctcttggtctaaaagcaatcatttgattcctcaactcttgagtttttccaggtggaaagtattgggcaagaaatgcatcagtgagctgctcccaatttgtaattgagttgtgaggtaaagaatcaagccaatccaatgctctatctttcaaagagaatggaaacaattttagccttgctgcatcatcagacactcctggttgcttttgcatgtcacagatcataacaAGCTTCTTAAGATGAGTATGAGGATTTTCTAAAGGAtgacctccaaattgagaattctgaatcatttgtagtactccaaaatccatcttataactatttgcatcaattcttggtcttgctatactctctcttaagtcatcaaaatgaggaaatgcatgatccatcatacttcccttaggcacattagcatttacaacttcttcaccatgagctgcattttcattgtttcgatcatttccagcattaccaccaccaattccaactctttcttcagccatttcttgttcaatttcagctgctctcaatgcttcttttcttcttctggtttctttcttgttggctctacaaaacttctcaatttcaggattaaataataaggatgtgtcacttgtgcttctagctcttctcataaaagattaagagtacctaaaaaacaaacaaacacaaaatgaaaagataacaaagataaaactataaacaactaaaataatcaagaattcaatcttaaacaaacaacttcccggcaacggcgccaaaaacttgatgtgtcccaaccgcaagtgcacgggtcattcaagtagtatagaaaaagatatcgttcccacggagagttgtgttttcaattgaatttttgatgtaaaataaaatatgttaaaattatattttaatcagattaataaaagaaattcaggaatttgaagcataaggtatgaaaatgcaaaactaaattcaaacaatgactaatttaataattcgcaaaataaagaaattgataatattaataatgaaaattaataaaatgagattaaactaaactctcaaaagtaaaattccaagcaataattgataaaagacgattctggagttaagagttcatatttaagtcattttgggattttccctagctagcccaattcatgaaatttatgggtttaaaggagattaattctaaaatcctttgaaaactctttcgagtgagacaaagagtgccttaattaacttaatcctactttcgtggagttaaaattaaccaagacccattaggttctttaatcaatctattaaaactctcttaacccttagtctatttctagatctaagttaattaagtccaatttcttgattaactatcacttggttttctcctttcggtgcttcaaccaaggattaagaacataacttaatggggcccttcattaagcatgtgaataagcacacaagaaatagattaaacctcataaattcattaaattgggactaacccagttcaaatccataaaaataactaaaatattacatcccttactccagaatcaaagaaaactactcacaatccatgtttaacacaagaaattctaagtaaaagaggaaataaatcatgaaaataaactaaactaaagaaacccgatacaagaaaggtaggaaatgtgcaataaaggaaagaaaactccaaatctgttTGGAAATGGTGGGAGTGACGTTTtttactcttcagctgctgcccctttcctttccttttcttcccctcttttctactcctttctaaaatgggataagggtctatttataacttttttttacaaggagccctaaaatggtgtgtttgaggtgtgattttctgagggaatcttctgccagctcatcaatgaagtctttgtgggactgcataagttatgtagtcccttatgcagttttcactGGTTCCTGGCTCTCTTGTGCGAAACTGCATGAGCAAGGTGCAAgactgcataggttatgcacaattatgtggggttgcataagggaggcacgaatctgcataagttatgcagcaaCTTATGCAGATTTTGGCAGGTGCTTGGGacagtttcttctccttatgcagaactgcataacttatgcggcaagttatgcgcaatttggccaatgcatacttcaactttaaaacttatttttgacatctttagctgtagaaatcactcctcaatggcaaaatttctttttagtccctcaaaaacaccattttacctacaaaacaaagtaaaattacaaattaatccaaaaattggcaattgtgTAAAACtattttttgacatctttggttgcagaaatcactcctcaatggcaaaatttctttttagtccctcaaaaacaccattttacctacaaaacaaagtaaaattacaaattaatctaaaaattggcaattatgaaaaactatctaaataactaatgaaattagctaaaagtgactaataatcaaataaaatggccatgaaattaaacctaattgactatgcaaaatgtatgtatcaaatacccccaaactcaaacttttgcttgtcctcaagcaaactttaaaatataatgcaatttttaggggtgccttatccaaagagctatgtaaatcacctattaaagtaacttaacacacctttagccataccaacaatccatatacccatccttcaaaatgcaaagaatctaatgcttatccaagctttcaccgcttagccatcaagtcaattatcattcaaaattttcaaaccaaccaatcaaaagagagagtcatgctcaaaaggaattataggacaatcaatagtcaaagtgtctctatatagaatgatggaattaaatgaatgaatggataatttttcaatcccataggcaaattccctactcctatctccactaatgtagcaagtactatcaagagatcaaaggtctttttagggatgtaatggggccatggggttcaaaatgaggctaagaagaaaaaggggaaaaaggattcaaagtatgagaatattttcaatcttgaaaacataaggtacacttcttattttattattttttttctttttctttctctctttttatttatttattttatatatatatatatatatatatatatatatggaggagagaaatacacaatgagaattgtcaagtgctagcatattttacagaacacataaaaatggagggacactttgatactttaaacttgtatattgcattttctcttgatgattgtccctaaaaatgccacccccaaactcatttcctttaattactttgggtggatttctttcaatttgaatgacaatagtgaaaagcacatatactagtacttctacaagatgacaagcatttcttctccctattattgtatttttttctctttttttttttttttaatatcagagtataaagtgtacctaatattcaattatcctcatgaaaagggttggagtgtttggttcattgctaggtagcaataagggtttcaagaaaaattaggaataaaaaggctcaaaggggtttgcaagggttaattttaattaggaaaaaggccaaaggttcAATATTTCTTTTCTGTTTCTGAATATAGTCTGTTTCTGAATTTAGTCTATGCATGCTAATATTTCTTTTCTTGGCCTTGTAGATGGAGGATGACGAAGAAGACCTatgatttacattttttttttctatgtgtATACAATTTCATTACAATTGGAGGTCCTCATTCTCAAGATGGTGAAAGAAAAGAACGATATTAGGCCTGTTTTAGTGAAATTGAGGGTGGCTTTAGCTCTTTCTTTTACTGGATTTCTGTATTCTCGCATAAAATGCAGAAGACATACATGCTCCAAGCCTCCTCGCTCCCCACGCCCTCCAGGTTTGCGCATGCCTTTGGTTGATTGTTCTTGTCTAAATTTTGTCTGGGATTTCATATTTGTGTCCCCATTTTAttgtattattattatgattatgTATGCTTCAGTTCATTTAAGTGAAGTTGATGGAGAAGGAAGAGCTGCAATGAAGAAAACGCACAGCTCAGGCAGCATCGAGCCAGGTTCAGCAGAAAGCCATGTAAGTTTTTTCATAATTTTGttaatatttgaaattttttttaacattaaaatacttttagttttaaattttgttttgtcATATCTGCTAAACGACTGGTCAAGTTTTGTGGATTATATCTTCTTTCTTTGTCCGTGCCACAAATTCTCTCCTGTTTTGGTGCAAAAATGCGAATTCAAAAGACTAAATTATCTTTTCTGCTCATTTGCCAATACTGTTGACGATGGCTATTTATTTATACAGGAATTTGTGCATATGGTGGTAATTTTTATTAATGTTTGCCATCTAAGCAAATGGATGAATTGCTGTTTCTGCATTTTACTTACAATGAAAGGGAAACTATTTCTGGTTTTCTGTCTTGCAGGAAGATACACGCATAGTCAAGATTGCTGCTGATAACCCTATGGTTCTTTCTCCAGGCTGTAGACATGGTGGGGAAAAAGATGGGTATCTCTTGCCCGAATTTAATGATCTCGTGAAGGAATTTGACTGCACTGCCATTAACACTGGGATATCTACGAAGAAGGACCTAGAAACACCTAGGTCATACGTGGGAACTTCAAGAGCAATTAAAAATGTGGAAAATGATGACTATGTGCAAGAAATCAGACATCTGAATGCCACGGTAAGAATGCTCCAAGAAAGGGAGAAGAACCTTGAGGTCCAATTGCTTGAGTTTTGTGGCCTCAAAGAGCAAGAAACTGCCATGATAGAGCTGCAGAACCGTTTGAGAATAAACAATATGGAAGCTAAGCTTTTCAATCTCAAGATTGAGTCCTTACAGGCAGATAACCAAAGACTACAGGCACAAGTGGCTGATCATGCAAAAATCATTGCTGATCTAGATGCTGCAAaagcaaaaattaaattattgaggAAGATGCTAAGGTCTGAATCTGAGCAGAACAAGGAACGGATCTTAACCCTTCAGAAAAGAGTAACTAGGTTGCAAGAGCGGGAACTCAAGGCTGCTGCAACTGATTCGGAGATTCAATTAAAGTTACAAAAGCTGAAGGATCTGGAGGCCAAGGCACAAGAGTTAAGGGAGTCTAACTTTAGATTGCATATAGAAAATTCTGAATTGGCTCGTCAGTTGGAGTCCACTCAAATTCTTGTAAATTCTGTTCTTGAAGATCCTGGGGTAATTTGTTCATTCTTGATAAATGCTTTCTATTTCTTTATATCCATTGTTCTTGGATTTATTTTCTAGGTTTATTTTGTTGCAGACAGCAGAACTAAGAGAACATAGCAACCGACTAAGACAGGAAAATGGAGACTTGGCAAAGCAAGTTGAGGAACTTCAAGCAGGCCGATGTACTGATGTTGAAGAATTAGTCTATCTCCAATGGATGAATGCTTGCTTGAGATATGGGTTGCGCAATTTTCATCCCCCACATGGAAAAACAGTTGCAAGAGACCTAAGCAAATCCCTCAGTCCAGAGTCTGAGGTGAAAGCAAAACAGCTAATACTTGAATATGCAAATACTGAAGGGATGGGGGAGAAGGGAATTGACATCATGGATTTTCAGTCTGACCAGTGGTCTTCCTCTCACACTTCCTCTACTCTAGACCCATCGGACTTTGATGATTCTTCAGTTTCACCGAAAAACAACAACTCGagcaaaatcaaaattttcaacaaGCTAAGGAGACTTATTCGTGGAAAAGACAATCAGCATTGTAATCATGGTTCATCAGTATGCAAAACTGGACGAACAGAAGATTCTGATTCTCCACTTGGCAGTTCAAGTATTTCAACAGCAACTGATACTGCAAGTGATCAGCAATCTAATAGAGTACAAAGTCTGTCTTCACAATTATCTTGGCACTCATCTAGACCTTCTGCAGATATCCGAAGACTGAAGAGTGCAAATATGTATGAAACAAAGGATATCGAAATTGGTAGGAGAAATAGTCACTCTGGATCCTCTTCTGGGCATAGGAAATTTTTGTCAGGTAGGATAACTGCTAGTGATTTGTCACCAGAAAATCAACTAGACCAAGATCCATATTCCATTGAGAAATCTGAATTGTTGAAGATGGCCGAAGTTCTGAAGGACTCTAGAACAAGAAATTTTCATAGAAAAGCAACATCACTTGGTTCATTTGAGGCTTTTCGACGCACAACTTCACAATAATCTCACCTCATTGCCTGTTTATGTATACTCCTGGTCAGTGTAAATGCATCATGCCATAGGAACGAATTGCACAAAATGAAGCATTGTAAATGAATGATAAAATGTTTTTAGTTACAAGCTTAATCAGCCATAACACATCTTATACTAGAGATTAAGATTTTTGAATGaataataattcaatattttttctctCAATGTCACTTTCTGCACATTGATTGTTCAATTTGGATTATAACTAGAAGTCAGTTGGAGCATTTTGCCTTCTTGGGGATTACCATTTGAAGGGGTGCTTCATGCATTAAAGCACACAAATTTGAGTTGAAACAAATTCCATTGGGGGTCCAAAAGATAACAGTCTTCTTCCTTTCATCAAGCATGAAGTCAAACACAGCCAAATTTGTGAAAAGATG contains:
- the LOC110645734 gene encoding protein CHUP1, chloroplastic-like, translating into MIYIFFFYVYTISLQLEVLILKMVKEKNDIRPVLVKLRVALALSFTGFLYSRIKCRRHTCSKPPRSPRPPVHLSEVDGEGRAAMKKTHSSGSIEPGSAESHEDTRIVKIAADNPMVLSPGCRHGGEKDGYLLPEFNDLVKEFDCTAINTGISTKKDLETPRSYVGTSRAIKNVENDDYVQEIRHLNATVRMLQEREKNLEVQLLEFCGLKEQETAMIELQNRLRINNMEAKLFNLKIESLQADNQRLQAQVADHAKIIADLDAAKAKIKLLRKMLRSESEQNKERILTLQKRVTRLQERELKAAATDSEIQLKLQKLKDLEAKAQELRESNFRLHIENSELARQLESTQILVNSVLEDPGTAELREHSNRLRQENGDLAKQVEELQAGRCTDVEELVYLQWMNACLRYGLRNFHPPHGKTVARDLSKSLSPESEVKAKQLILEYANTEGMGEKGIDIMDFQSDQWSSSHTSSTLDPSDFDDSSVSPKNNNSSKIKIFNKLRRLIRGKDNQHCNHGSSVCKTGRTEDSDSPLGSSSISTATDTASDQQSNRVQSLSSQLSWHSSRPSADIRRLKSANMYETKDIEIGRRNSHSGSSSGHRKFLSGRITASDLSPENQLDQDPYSIEKSELLKMAEVLKDSRTRNFHRKATSLGSFEAFRRTTSQ